Within the Natrinema pellirubrum DSM 15624 genome, the region CGAGGCCACTCTCTTCTTCGATTTCTCGAGTCACGGCGTCACGTGGTGTCTCTCCGTGTTCGATGGTCCCTTTCGGAATCTGTAGGCCCTCATACTCCGGGCCCTCGAACACCAGGAGCTCCCCTGGCGCACGCGTGATGTATGCACACGCCTTCTGGACATACGTTCCCGGGCTCTGCCCATCCTGTGCGGTCTCGGCTAGGTGTTGCCAGTCCCTCTGTGACATTGATCCCACGCGATCGTTGTGACCGTCCCGCTAGTAACGTATTAGATGTAGTTAATCTTTGGTGGGAGTCACCCCGATGCGCGGTCAGCGGCGCGTCGATGCATCCCACGCCATCCAGGACGAGACTCCCTTCGGTGGCCATCCGTTCCCAGGGGCGGCGGCGCCAGGAACCGGGTCGAGTTCGTGGCAGGTCTCGTCCCACTACTAGTGCCCACTAGTGGCGACTCCGTCTGCGATAATCAGGTGTCTGGCGGCCGAGGGGTCGCCGGTCGCGATTGTGTGCCAGTGGGTTACCGGCCGGCCGGCAGATCGGCGAGCGTCAGCTCCGGGCCGATGAGTGCCGACTGGATCTCAGCCTCGCGGAGTTCGGCACCCGTCCCGATGACCGCTCGCTCGACCGTGCCGCCGGTGATCGTGGCGTCGGGGAAGACGACGCAATCACGGAGGATCGCGTCGGTAACGCGGGCGCCCTCCATGACGTGGACGTTGGCCCCGATCGTCGTCCCCTCGAGCGACGCGTCAGGGTGGATCGTGCTGTCGCCGTCGAACTGCCAGGCGACGGCGTCGAGATAGCTCTCGGGCGTCCCGATGTCGAACCAGGCGCCGTCGAACGTGAACGCGTCGACGCGCTCCCGGTCGACGAGCCACTGGACGAACCAGCCCGGCTCGTCGGGGTTGTTCTCTCCAGCCAGGTACGTCTCGAGCAACTCGAGGTCCGCTGCGCGGAACCCGTAGCAGGCGACCGACACGAGCGTACTCGGTGGGTCGTCAGGCTTCTCCTCGAAGGCGACGATCTCGCGGCCGTCGTCGTCGAGTTCGAGGACGCCGTACGATGTCGCGCGGTCGTAATCGCCGACATCGTAGGCGGCGAGCGTCGGGGTTTCTCGTTGGCGGAAGAAGTCGACGAACTCGCTCACGTCGAAACTGAGGAGGTTATCGCCCGCGATCACGATCGTGTCGTCCGTGAGGTTCTCTCGGTCGACGAGCTGGGCGAGCGCGCCGATCACACCGAACTTCTCGTCCTCGTCGGTCGTGTCTTCGATCGAGAGCTGTGGTTTGTGGTAGTCGTTGGTCTCGAGGTGGGCTTCGAACTCGTCCGCGAACCGCTCGTTCGTCGAAACGTAGACGTCGTCGATTCGGTCGTCCGTCTCGAGGTCCTCGAGCACACCATCGATGACCGTCGTGTCACCAACCGGAAGGAACATCTTCGGGCGTTGGCGAGTGATCGGCCAGAGTCGGGTAGCGTAGCCGCCTGCTAGTACGATCGCATCCATCGATCTAACTTTCTCTATCATAGAAAAGTTTCTTCCTATCTAAACTACGTTTGGATACGGAGAACTCCATACACCCTCCATCGAGGTGACTACGTGGCCCTAGTGGAGATCGTTCTAGGGTCTAGTAGTCTGATCACAGACGACTGTCCGGCCCCTTCGGCAGGTTCCAACTTCTCGAGTCGTCTCCGCTACCACGTCAGTCCGTCGTACGTGATCCCGTCCCGGCGCTCGACGATGCGGCGGCCGTCGACGACGACGGGGGTCGCCATCTCGTCGAACGCGTCGTCGAGCGCCGCGAACTCGTCCCAGTCGGTCACGACAACCGCTCCGTCACTGTCGCTCAGTGCAGCCTTTGCGGTGGTGGCGTATTCGACCGCCGGGATTCGCTCCCGCATAGGGTCGTTCGCGACCGGATCGTACGCGACGACCTCCGCGCCGTACTCCCGGAGTAATTCGATCACCGGGATTGCTCTGGAGTTTCTGATGTCGTCGGTCTGGGGCTTGAACGCGAGGCCGAGGACCGCGATCCGCGCACCCTCGAGGTCGACGTGGTGCTTTAGGCGGTCGACCAGTCGTTCGGGCTGGCGTTCGTTCACCTCGACGGCGGCCTCATAGACGCTGGACCCGAACATCTGGCGCGACATCAGAACTACGGGGTACCCATCGGGTAGTCCATTTTGAATGAAGGACGTTCGATGCTGCGTTGTTCGGTTTTCCCTGATTTCGCTCCAACAGCTGAGGGATCAGATCGGGAAGATGCTTCGTGAGCAGGATCTTCGGTAGTCAAGTACTGTCTTAGAGGTCGTCAAGATATCGTTCAACGTACGGATGAAGGTCGTTGAACGGTGGATGGAAGACGTCAATCGCGCTGTGTTGGTCGTCGCCAGAGAAATCGGGCTCGTCGTGTTCGAGATGGCAGCGATACGCAGTCGCAACGTAGTGTTTCGAGTCAACACCCTCAATCTCAGAGGTATCATAGAAGTGCTCGTAGGTTCCAAGACACTCGCCGATAACGACAGATTCTCCGAGTTCTTCCTTGGCGACGCGGTGGACAGCCTCAGTCCGGGATTCATTCTTCAGTACCGTTCCACCGGGCACGAACCATTCTCCTTTGGCGGGATCGTTTTCGCGTTTGCCCAAGAGAATACCGCCATCATGTTCGACGACGAGGTCAACGGAGACGAGTGGAACATTCTCTACGATTGCCTGCCACTCGGACGGCGGGATCGGTTTCTCTTCGCCAGGCATCGTCAGTCCAAGTAGTACTCGACGGTTCGTTCGAGACCTTCTTCAAACGTGTATTCCGGTTCCCAGCCGAGTGCTTCGATTTTCTCGGTTTCGAGTGCGTAGCGCTGGTCGTGGCCGGCGCGGTCCTCGACGAATTCGATCAGGTCGTTGTCTGCCCCGACGGCGTCCAGAACCGCTTCGGTGACTTCGAGGTTCGTCTTCTCCGCGTGGCTCCCGATGTTATAGATCTCTCCCACTTCCCCCTCCCGGAGGACCACGTCAAGTGCTCGGCAATTATCCTCTACGTAGATCCACTCGCGGACGTTCGACCCGTCGCCGTAGACGGGCAGGTCCTGGCCGTTGGCCGCGTTCTGGATGAATTTCGGGATGAGTTTCTCGGGGTGCTGACGGGGACCGAAGTTGTTGCACGTCCGCGTAATGAGGACAGGAAGGTCGTGAGTCGTCTGGAAGCTCTGTGCGAGGAGGTCCGCACCTGCCTTCGTCGCCGAATAGGGGTTCCGGGGATTGAGTGGGTCGTCTTCGGAGAACTTCCCGTTGAGGATCTGGCCGTACACCTCATCGGTCGAGATCTGGAGGAAGCGCTCGATATTTGCCTCGTTAGCAGCGTCGAGGAGGGTCTGGGTGCCTTGGACGTTCGTCGTGACGAAGGGTTTCGCACCTTGGATTGACCGGTCTACGTGTGATTCCGCCGCGAAGTTGACGATTGCATCGACGTCGGAGACGAGGTCAGTGACGAGATCGCGGTCGCGGATGTCACCTTCGACGAACTCGTGTCGTGGGTCGTCGAGAACGCCATCGAGGTTCTCCTTCGAACCCGCATACGTCAACGCGTCCAGTGTGATCACTTCGTCGTCCTCGTGTTCGTTGAGAAGGTAGTGAACGAAGTTTGAACCGATGAATCCCGCACCGCCAGTGACCAGTACTCGCATAGTATGACCGTGTTCGCAGTACCTATTTACATTACTGTCGGAACACTACAGTATGCAACTCCTCGTCGTCGGTGCCAACGGTCTCCTCGGTAGTAACGTTGTACGTGCAGGTCAGCAACGCGGGTGGAACGTCTCTGGAACCTATCACTCAACTCAACCGGCGTTCGACATTCCACTTATGCAGTCGCTCTTGTGGCGGAGATTGTTGGTGAGTCATAGCGCAGTTTCGAGGATGGTTTTGAGCGCTTCTTTCCCCGGTTTGCGGAACACTTCTCGACGGAGCTGAAACGCTCGGATATACGGCGTGAGTCTGTCTTTAGAGACACCTCGATGCGGCGAGAGCCACCGTCGCACCAGCGACGCGTGGCTCTCGCAGGTGTTCACGTGAACGTCTCCATCGACGTACTCGCCGTCACCGTGGACGACGTATTCACGGGTGAATGCGTCGTCCTCGTCAAGTGGATCGTATGCCCGAAAACCGTCTGTGTAGACGGTTAACGACTCCTGCTGGCGGTCGGCCAGCAGGAGTCGGATCCTCGATTCGGTCGCGGCTTTCGTCGGGATCACGTGTCGTTCACCACTGCCGCGATCAGCGAGAACAAACACAGGGAGCTTGTCCTCAGCGTATGTTCCACGCCCGCGCGTAGACAGGCCACGCGAGCGCGACCAGCCGTCGCGCTCGCGGCCCTTGAGACCCGCTTTCACGTAGAATTCATCTATCTCGATGGGGCCTTCGAGCTGTAGTCGAGGCGCGTCCAGCGCTCGCAAAAAGCGCTGGACGCGCCGGTAGATCGTCTTGTATGAAACGTCAATCTCTACGTCTAATTGCCTGAGACTTGTGTTGAAGCGGATGTACGTGTAGACGGCGAGAAACCACTTTCTGAGCGCCACCGAAGAATGTTCGAAGATCGTGCCGGTCTGATCGTTGAACGTGCAGTCGCAATCCTTACAGAGATACCGCTGAAACACGCGATAGCTGCCGTACCGAATCACAGATTCGCCACGGCAGCGTGGGCAATAGACGCCGTCGCGCCAGCGAACCTGTTCCAGCAGGTTCGCGGCGCGACGCTCCGAGACGAACGTCTTGACTGGGAACATTGTTCGTCGGGTGACGCGGTCGCGTCACCCTTGCCCTCTGTGACTTCCAGCTACTGCTGAGAACTCACCAACAATCCTCTACCCAAGAGCGTAGTAGTCGAGTGCGCCGCCCGAAACGTTGGGACGATTGCTGTGGGGGATCTGAATGGTATTCGCGAGGACACCGACTGGGGTGACCACGGCAACCTCGATCTACATGGGTGGGCGTTCGACAGGTTCACGAAGATGCTGGCATACAAAGCCGCTGAACACGGTATTTCTGTTGAGCGCGTGGATGAACGCGGTACGTCCAAGTCCTGTGGTTCCTGCGGGACCACCGATGGCAGCCAGCGTGTCGAACGCGGGCTGTACGTCTGTGAGGAGTGTGGGCTGGTCGCTAATGCTGACGTGAACGGAGCCGAAAACATCCGACAGAAGGTACTCCCGAATCTCGCCTGTGATGGGGGAGATAGGGATAACGGCTGGATGGCACAGCCAGCGGTTCGCCTGTTCGACAAATCCACGGGCAGAGTACGCCCACAAGAGCAGGTGGCCTGCGAACCATAATCTCCTAACGCTCAGGAAACCGCGCCGTTCACGGCGCGGAGGATGTCATCCACTGTCGACGTTTCACACGTCGGACCCGTACACCTGTTCGGACGTCTCCTCTCGTGCCTCTTCGACGGCTCGTTCGAGGTCGTCTGCATCGACTTTCTCGCCGAGTGCTGTAAGCTCGGCGGCGATCTCACTGGCAGACTCGTGGCTCTGTTCAGCTTCAGCGAGCAGCTGCTCCAGCCGGAGTGCGGCGATCGCTGTATCGTCATTAAGCTCGCGGAGATGGGCGCGGCAGGCCTCTTTGATGAATTCGCTCTTGTTGGTGTAGATCCCCGTTTCATCGAGGAACCGCTCGATCTCGGTGTCGAGCTCAACCGGGAACTTGACGCTGACACTCGCGTATTTCATTGTAGTACCATCGTACTACGAGTATTTGAATACTGGCTGCCCGTGCGGGGAGGTTTTCAGGACGATATGTAGTCGATCAACTGGCTCGCCACATCCTTGGTGCGATCGTCGACGAGAGAGGTCAGGTAGTGCTCGGCAAGTCCTCGAACGCAGTCACTGTACTTCTTCCATCTCGTCGGTCTGGAGTTCCTCGAGACGCTCTTCACCGTACTGTTCGTCTGCCGCCTGCTGCTGTCGGTGGAGCCGGTAGGCCGACTGGAGCCGTTCCTTGTCGTCCGTGATCGCCCAGTACGGGCGCTTGTGCCGCACGAGACCGCGTTCCTTCAATCGCGAGAGAATCGCACCAACGGCATCTGTATCCAGGCCGAGTTGTTCGGCGATTGTTGCCGCCTTCCACGCCTGGTCGTCATTCTTGTCGAGGAACAGCACGATCCGCTCGGTATCATTCCGTTCCTCGAATTCGTCGGCGTCAGCGTTCTCGAACTCGTCGATATCGATGGTACCGCTCGACATAACCTAGTGTTGGGGCTGTTGGAACATAGCCGTTTTGGGATGTTTGCTACCGTGGATGGGGTGGTTCCTTCTTGCGCTCAGATACATCCCTGGCGGGACGTGCTGCCGACTATGAGTCACTGATCACTCCAGTTTAATTTCACATTGCGTAACAGTAGCCCGAATTTCGTTTGGATCGAATTCCGGATTACTGCCTGTGGGCGGGGCTGTCTGCGCTGGATAAGGGACAATCCACTCGTCACTACCTGATGGGTGGACTGTTGTGACGAAGCATTCGAGATAGTCCCCTACTGTGAGTTGATGGGCGTCGAAGAAGGAGGGCGGGATTTCCTTCAGTGGCCGTGGACGGGCTTCACCCCACAGGAGCCTTTCTAGGAAGCACCGAAGCGTTTGTACACTTTGCATACGAAGTAAACAGTATGGGGACGATCTCGACACGCGTTCCCGACGAGCTGGAAGCCGAACTCGAGGCATATTTCGAGGAGGAAAAGCTCGACCGGAGCACGGCCGTTCGGAAACTCCTCTCCGAGGGGCTCGAAGAGTGGCGTCGCGAACAGGCACTCGATCAGCTTGCGGCCGGATCCATCACATTCAGCAAGGCGGCTGAGCTGGCCGGGATGTCGGTCTGGGATTTCGCCCAGCTCGCCAAAGAACGTGATATCACCTGGGTGGCGGACGACCATCTCGACGCGGATCTCGAGGCGCTGTGAATGTGGGTCTTCGACACCACGCTGCTCATCTACCTCGCGAAGGTCGACCGACTCATACTCGTCGAGCACCTGGAAACGACGTGTATTATTCCTGAACGCATCTACGAGGAGGTCGTCGAAACCGGTCTTGACCAGGGATATCCGGAGGCCCGTCACATCGAGCGCAGCGTCGATGCCGACAGGTTTGATGTCGTGTCAGTGGAGACTACCCCGCTGCTGTCCCGTCTCCAGGATAACAGCAACCTCAGCGACGCCGATGTCGCTGTTCTCGCCTGCGCCGACGCCCACGATGGCGTGGCCGTGATGGATGAGACGTACGGCCGTGACGTCGCAGCGGCTGAGGGAATCACAACCCGGGGGGACGGCATATCTCGTGCTAAAACTCGCTAGCGAGGGAACACTCAGTGTCGACGATGCCCGAACCGTAATTGATGCAATGATCGACGAGGGCTGGTACTGCGCTCCTGATGTCTACGCGAAGATCGTCCAGAAACTCGACTCGCTGGCCGACTGATCTGCCCCCGCTGCAGCACGGAGGGAACGATCCATAGCGAGAGTCCGTTCTTCGGTCTGTTCGAGTGCCATCACGAATATGGTTACTAGTCTGATACCATCCACTCAACTACATGTGGACTTTCGCCTCGCTACCACTGCAACTGACTGAATCTGTTGCACGTCGGTGACTTTTTCGAATGCATTAACCAACGTCACGAATTCACGACCTACATTTTGTTGGTTAATATCTGGAGCACCATCTTGGTAGGTCAACCGCCTCGGGGTCAAGCCTCGAGGCTTGTCAGTGGACTCCCGCTCTATCCGCGCAAGGCGGAAGGCGTGTAATCGCCGTTCGCGTTCAGCGTCCCTGACTTGAGGGCCAGTTGACTGGTGGCCCGTCCAGCACCAGACTTGAGCCAGTGCTGGACAAGACGCCACCCGATATTCCGAGCGGCGTTATAATCCGCGTGCAGTTCTTTCCCGCATTTCAGGCACTCGAACTCGCCACCATCTCGATTATCTTCGTGCGTGAACCCGCACTCGCCGTGACTGCACCGCTGAGACGTGTAAGCAGGGGCAACATCGTCCACGTCGATGCCGTACTCTTCGGCCTTGTATTCGACGTGGCGTTGAAGTTCACGGAACGCCCACTGCTGGAACTTCAAGGCGTTCGAGATACGCTCACGGATGTGCGTCAGGTTCTCGAACGCAATAGCCGTGCAGTCGTTCTCCACGGCTTCCTGCACAATCGCTTTAGACACGCGGTGGAGGTAGTCGGCGCTCCACCGGGCGAACCGTGAGCCGATACTCTTGATGGTGAGATGCGCGGAGCGAGTGCCTGTCTGTTGGAGAGTGCCGCGCCGACGTTCATACTCGTCGCGTTTGTGGTTGAGATAGTCCGCATTACCGAGGAACGCTCCCGTGCTGGTGACGACGAGGTATCCGTCCACGTTCAGGTCAACGCCGAGAACCACTCCGTTCTCGGTCTGCTCGTCGCCAGAATCAGCGGGTTCGACTTCTTTCTCCACGGCGACGTGGAGGTAGTACGTACCGTCACGCTTGTGGAGCGTGGCTTCCTTGCATTCCCACTCCGGCGTCCAATACTCCGCAAACGGCGTGCCGTCCTCCTCGTTAGGTGTGACGAACTCGGCGGTCACGCGGTCGTCCACAGTGGCGAGTGTCACGTGGTCGTCGTTGTACGTGATGGTGCGCCCGTTGTACACGACAACGCTCCCTCGGAACTCGGGCTTGCCTGCTTTCTTGCCATCGTCGAGGATGCGGTCTTTGCAGTTGCCGAGTGCGTCTGCGGCGAGGTTGCGGGCGGATTGGACGAGACTGGCTTGTAGACTAGTCTGCTCCCGAACCTCTGTGTAGGTTTGTTCGTGGAGCGTATTTTTGGTGTCCTCGATTTCTGTGGGGTCGTCGCTCCATCCAGCGTCAGCGACGTGTTGGGCCGCTTGACGGAATTGCTCGAACGTTGCATCGAGAACGCTGTGAGCGTCCTCGGGAACGTCGAGCTTTAGCTGGATGTTACGGACGACCTCCATACTTCATAATTACTTCTATAGATATTTGAAAGTATTTACTTGAGGTGGTGGAGTCGGCCCTGCCATCGTGCGTGGTTTGTGTCATCGAGTGTCGGCTTCCTCCCCGACCTCAAGGGTCGGGGTATCCGCCTCGCAACCTCTATGAAAGACTGGAGTAGTCGCTGGAGACCGACGACGAGAATGTCCTCTGGCAGCTTACGAATAGGCGTCGTTGAACTCCCGTTCACGGCGCATCAGCTCCTCGACACCGTACTCAAGAATACCCCGCCCCATTTCCGTCGGCCGATAGTACGTGTAAAAACCCTGGCTGTCAGCGGTCCGTCGCTGGCGCTTGTCGACGAGCCCGACGTCGACGAGTTCGTCGAGATGGTAGTGGAAATTGTGGGATTCGACATCGACCGCGGCCTTGAGATCGGCAGCACTCAGTTCGTCGTTGACGACGAGCGTGCGGAGGATCCGGAACCGCGTCGGGTGGCCGATCGCCTGTTGCATCGCGAGGTACTCCTCGAGCGTCAGTCCGCTCTCTTCGGGAAGCGGCGGGTCCGGCTGACGAACCTCCTCTGTTGGATGGCGATTGGTTTCGGACATTTAGGGGATGCCTCGAGTCCTACGTTGGGACGCCACGTACTTAGTCGTTCTCGACTAGAATATTCCTGAAAACACTGAGATTTATATACTACCGTTCCGAATCAACGAGTCGAATGCGGCAACGGATTATCGACAATCTCCCCCGTGCCGCCGGTGATTCAGATGCGCTCGCTCCAGTCCGGCGGGAACAGTTTCTCGTCTATCTGATGGGCCCATACCGGACATTCGACGTCGACGCGCTGCTGCCGGCGGACGCCAATGTCGAAACCGATGCCCCATCGTTTGCGACGTGGGACGAGACCAGCGGCGAGTACGCCGAAGACGAGGTGTTGCGGCTCCTGCAGGAAACGCGGGACTGCCTCCGCGACCGCGGGTTTAATGCTTTTCTCGCAATCGACGTCGGGATCCCGCTCGACGAGATGGATGCCGCCACACAGAGTATCGCCTTTGCGAAGGCGAGTAATGCAACGATCTTCATCGCTCCACAGGTCGGCGACAACCTCGGTGTCGGGATCGAGATCGGGAGCGTCCTCGAGGATATTCTGTCGACAGCTGGAATGCAGGGGCCGGCGGCCGATGCAACGCCACCAACGCGTGCGCGACGGGTTATGGTCGCGACCGAACCATCGGTTCGAAGTGCGATGCTTGGCGCCGTCCACGCGCGCTGGGACGCCAGTGTCCGGACGTTCGCCGACGCCGCGGACTGTTGTCGGCTCTGCGCACAGTTCTGTACCCACATTCAGAACGAGGAACTCTATGGCTCGCTCGACCGTCTGGACTGATCGGACTCGTGGTCACCCCGAGAAGACCTCTTCGCCGGAGCTGCTGCGAGAGTCACCCGAGAGCGATCTCATTGTACCTCGGAACCAGTTCGAAAGCTCGTGAGTTCGTCGATTCGATCTTCCAAGTCTTCGATCTCGCTGCGGAGGACATCTGCCTCCTCGCTTTCAGTCGAGTGAGCTACCGTCCACTACTGTGCTCGTCACCTTCGAGCGCGTCCCGAAGCCCGTCTGGAAGTAGGGAAAACGGCTTCTCCGCGTGAAAGGCGACGTTCTCGTAGGCCTGCTCGACGTGTTTTCGCTTCGAGTCCTCACACTCCTCGGCGAGCGCTTCCAGTTCGTCCATCATGGACCAGAGTTGGTCCTCGGCTTCGAGCATCTCGGCGGTCAGCGCCAGTTCCTTGATTGCCTTGGCGGCTGCGCGTCGCACGCGGCCGTCGTCGTCGCGGAGTGCGTCCACGTAGAGGTCCCGCAGTCGTTCGCGGTGGGTCGCGATCTCGTCGAGCGTCCACTCGCCCGGTACCGCTTCGTCGGTGAGGTCCGAACCGACCGTTCGATAGGCCAGGCGCGGATACAGACCGGCCGCAAAGCGAATCACGGACTGTCGCTGGTATCCATCGTCGGCCTCGTAGAGGTCGCGACACATCTCGAAACACTCGTCGAACAGGGCGGCTCGTTCCTCGAGTTCGGTATTCTCGATTTCGTCCATCGCCCGATTCACGTGCTCGGTGTCGCCCGAGGAGAGCGCGTCGGCGAACGCCTCGCGAGTGTGATCCATACGCGTTGTTGGTCGGATGGCGGCGTAATTCCTCGGATCGGGGTTCGAGAGGATCTCCGTTCCTCACCCGGCGGCGTCGTCGACGTAGTCTTCACGCCACCAGACGGTCCGGCCCGCAGGCGACCTGACCGCAGTCGCCGTGAACACCTCGACGGAGAACGTCTCCGTTATGGCCGTATCCGATCCGTGTAGATGGGTAGCGAGATAGCGCAGTAGTTCGGTGATCGCTTCGTCACTCCACGTATACTTCTCCCGGAGCACGAGCAGGGCGTATGTCCGATCCTCGTCGAGTGACCAGATCGTGGCTGTGGCGAGTCTGGCGCTGACGTGATCGTCGGCGACCACGTCCGGATGTGTGGTGTCGATGTGCCAGAGTGTCGCTTCCTCGGACTGAAAGAGCGGGAGCGGATCGAGGTGCTCGGACTGGAGATGTTCGGGCGTCAGTTCCATACGTGGTTCGTACGGCTGGCGGAACTATAATCGACCCCAATTCGGGAAATCCTGAAGAAGAGCTACCGCGAACGAACAGTCATGGCCGACTACATCGTGGAACTCAAAGATTCGGTCTTTCGCGAGACACCACTCGCGGAGGCGAATTTCGATGAGGATGGTCGACTTATGTTCGGCTCGAAAGCGGACGCAGAGGAGTGGGTGACTGAACAGAACCGAGAACACACGAGCAGGGGGCAACTCACGCTCCACACCGCGCATCCGGCCGACACGTCGGATGTCGACGCCTACGTCGTCTTCCAGCCGGTGAAAGGCGTCTGGATTCCAGATTCGTAGGCCCACAGTCCCCCAACCGTCCACTACAGTATTACTACTGGCCCAGGCCATAGATACGTACAAGGATGGCGGGTTCCGACCCGACACTCACGGAGGCAGCAGTCCGGGATCTGGCACGTCCCCAGTCATACGACCGGGGGGAGAACTACTACGACGAGGGTGCCGTCGTCGAACTCGTCCGGCGCGGTGAGACGATCCGAGCGGCGGTTGAAGGCAGCCAGTACGAGCCCTACCAGGTGCGGATCGAGCTCGACAAAACCGGGGTCGTCGACACGGCGTGTTCCTGCCCGTACGATCACGGTGGAATTTGCAAGCACCGTGTCGCCGTCCTCCTGACGTACGTCCGTGATCCCGACAGGATCGACCAGCGACCGCCAGTCTCCGAACTGGTCGCCGACGCGGACCCCGAGGATCTCCGTGACGTTCTCGTTGACCTTGTCGAGAGTCGCCCGGAGCTGGCAGAGCAGGTTGAGTCCCGGCTCGAAACAGTTCGGTCCGAAGAGGCGGATGATGACGCTCGCGACCGCACGCCCGACATCAATCGGGAGTCGATCCGCCAGCAGGTGCAGTACATTCTCCGTCCCACCGAGAGACGTAGCGCCCACGCGTACGACCCGTATGAGGCCGTCGAAACTGACGTCGAGACGTTGCGAAACCTGCTCGACCAGGCACGGACAGCCGTCGAGGCTGGCGACGGCGAGACAGCACTGGATATCCTCGAACCGTTGGCCGACGAACTCATGGACGAGGAGTGGCTCGCTCTCTCGTACGACGATTCGAACGCCATCTTCGAGTTTTTCGACGAGGTCGACCGAGTGCTGGCCGAGGCATTGCTCACGGCCGACCTCTCGGAGGCCGAGCGTGCCGACTGGGAGGATCGCCTCTGGGCGTGGGAACAGGAGATGGGGGGCTATACGCACCAGCCACCGTACAGCGTCGCCCTCGAAGCGGCACAGCGGGGCTGGGACTTCGAGCCGGTCCAGCGGGCGATGCAGGGCGACATCGGCTACGCGGACCTCTGGGAGGGCGACCCGCCGTGGTATGCCGAGGACTTCGTCAGGGCCCGACTCAACGTCCTCGAACGCCAGGGCCGCATCGAGGAGTACCTGAACCTGGCGGAGGCTGCGGACCTGATCGACGACTACGGGACCATGCTCATCGAGGAGGGACAGATCGACCAGGCGATCGAGTACGGCCGACGCAACCTGTACTCCCCGGACGAAGCACTCACGCTGGCCAAAGCCCTTCGGGAACACGACCGGCCGGAGGCCGCGCTGGAGATTGCCCAGCACGGATTGGCCCTCGAGGACAGCAGCGGGCAAGCGGAGTTGGCCGAGTGGCTCCGTGATAGAGCTAGCAGCATGGGCGAATCCGAGATTGCGCTGGAG harbors:
- a CDS encoding nucleotidyltransferase family protein, whose amino-acid sequence is MDAIVLAGGYATRLWPITRQRPKMFLPVGDTTVIDGVLEDLETDDRIDDVYVSTNERFADEFEAHLETNDYHKPQLSIEDTTDEDEKFGVIGALAQLVDRENLTDDTIVIAGDNLLSFDVSEFVDFFRQRETPTLAAYDVGDYDRATSYGVLELDDDGREIVAFEEKPDDPPSTLVSVACYGFRAADLELLETYLAGENNPDEPGWFVQWLVDRERVDAFTFDGAWFDIGTPESYLDAVAWQFDGDSTIHPDASLEGTTIGANVHVMEGARVTDAILRDCVVFPDATITGGTVERAVIGTGAELREAEIQSALIGPELTLADLPAGR
- a CDS encoding NUDIX domain-containing protein, encoding MPGEEKPIPPSEWQAIVENVPLVSVDLVVEHDGGILLGKRENDPAKGEWFVPGGTVLKNESRTEAVHRVAKEELGESVVIGECLGTYEHFYDTSEIEGVDSKHYVATAYRCHLEHDEPDFSGDDQHSAIDVFHPPFNDLHPYVERYLDDL
- the rfbB gene encoding dTDP-glucose 4,6-dehydratase, giving the protein MRVLVTGGAGFIGSNFVHYLLNEHEDDEVITLDALTYAGSKENLDGVLDDPRHEFVEGDIRDRDLVTDLVSDVDAIVNFAAESHVDRSIQGAKPFVTTNVQGTQTLLDAANEANIERFLQISTDEVYGQILNGKFSEDDPLNPRNPYSATKAGADLLAQSFQTTHDLPVLITRTCNNFGPRQHPEKLIPKFIQNAANGQDLPVYGDGSNVREWIYVEDNCRALDVVLREGEVGEIYNIGSHAEKTNLEVTEAVLDAVGADNDLIEFVEDRAGHDQRYALETEKIEALGWEPEYTFEEGLERTVEYYLD
- a CDS encoding IS1595-like element ISNpe6 family transposase yields the protein MFPVKTFVSERRAANLLEQVRWRDGVYCPRCRGESVIRYGSYRVFQRYLCKDCDCTFNDQTGTIFEHSSVALRKWFLAVYTYIRFNTSLRQLDVEIDVSYKTIYRRVQRFLRALDAPRLQLEGPIEIDEFYVKAGLKGRERDGWSRSRGLSTRGRGTYAEDKLPVFVLADRGSGERHVIPTKAATESRIRLLLADRQQESLTVYTDGFRAYDPLDEDDAFTREYVVHGDGEYVDGDVHVNTCESHASLVRRWLSPHRGVSKDRLTPYIRAFQLRREVFRKPGKEALKTILETAL
- a CDS encoding ribbon-helix-helix domain-containing protein gives rise to the protein MKYASVSVKFPVELDTEIERFLDETGIYTNKSEFIKEACRAHLRELNDDTAIAALRLEQLLAEAEQSHESASEIAAELTALGEKVDADDLERAVEEAREETSEQVYGSDV
- a CDS encoding MarR family transcriptional regulator, coding for MSSGTIDIDEFENADADEFEERNDTERIVLFLDKNDDQAWKAATIAEQLGLDTDAVGAILSRLKERGLVRHKRPYWAITDDKERLQSAYRLHRQQQAADEQYGEERLEELQTDEMEEVQ
- a CDS encoding UPF0175 family protein, translated to MGTISTRVPDELEAELEAYFEEEKLDRSTAVRKLLSEGLEEWRREQALDQLAAGSITFSKAAELAGMSVWDFAQLAKERDITWVADDHLDADLEAL
- a CDS encoding RNA-guided endonuclease InsQ/TnpB family protein; this encodes MEVVRNIQLKLDVPEDAHSVLDATFEQFRQAAQHVADAGWSDDPTEIEDTKNTLHEQTYTEVREQTSLQASLVQSARNLAADALGNCKDRILDDGKKAGKPEFRGSVVVYNGRTITYNDDHVTLATVDDRVTAEFVTPNEEDGTPFAEYWTPEWECKEATLHKRDGTYYLHVAVEKEVEPADSGDEQTENGVVLGVDLNVDGYLVVTSTGAFLGNADYLNHKRDEYERRRGTLQQTGTRSAHLTIKSIGSRFARWSADYLHRVSKAIVQEAVENDCTAIAFENLTHIRERISNALKFQQWAFRELQRHVEYKAEEYGIDVDDVAPAYTSQRCSHGECGFTHEDNRDGGEFECLKCGKELHADYNAARNIGWRLVQHWLKSGAGRATSQLALKSGTLNANGDYTPSALRG
- a CDS encoding winged helix-turn-helix domain-containing protein, which codes for MSETNRHPTEEVRQPDPPLPEESGLTLEEYLAMQQAIGHPTRFRILRTLVVNDELSAADLKAAVDVESHNFHYHLDELVDVGLVDKRQRRTADSQGFYTYYRPTEMGRGILEYGVEELMRREREFNDAYS
- a CDS encoding DUF7509 family protein is translated as MRQRIIDNLPRAAGDSDALAPVRREQFLVYLMGPYRTFDVDALLPADANVETDAPSFATWDETSGEYAEDEVLRLLQETRDCLRDRGFNAFLAIDVGIPLDEMDAATQSIAFAKASNATIFIAPQVGDNLGVGIEIGSVLEDILSTAGMQGPAADATPPTRARRVMVATEPSVRSAMLGAVHARWDASVRTFADAADCCRLCAQFCTHIQNEELYGSLDRLD